In the genome of Carassius carassius chromosome 47, fCarCar2.1, whole genome shotgun sequence, one region contains:
- the LOC132130316 gene encoding transcriptional activator protein Pur-alpha: MADRDSGSEQGGAATGPGVGSMHPVTGGAGSASGLQHETQELASKRVDIQNKRFYLDVKQNAKGRFLKIAEVGAGGNKSRLTLSMSVAVEFRDYLGDFIEHYAQLGPSNPDIAQDEPRRALKSEFLVRENRKYYMDLKENQRGRFLRVRQTVNRGPGLGSTQGQTIALPAQGLIEFRDALAKLIDDYGVEDEPAELPEGTSLTVDNKRFFFDVGSNKYGVFMRVSEVKPTYRNSIT, encoded by the coding sequence ATGGCGGACAGAGACAGTGGAAGTGAGCAGGGAGGAGCAGCCACGGGCCCGGGTGTCGGTTCCATGCACCCAGTGACAGGAGGGGCGGGCTCGGCTTCCGGGCTGCAGCACGAGACACAGGAGCTCGCCTCGAAGCGGGTTGACATCCAGAATAAACGCTTCTATCTAGATGTAAAGCAGAACGCGAAAGGCCGCTTCTTGAAGATAGCAGAAGTCGGGGCCGGGGGAAACAAGAGCCGCCTCACTCTCTCCATGTCTGTGGCTGTCGAGTTCCGCGACTACCTGGGGGACTTCATCGAGCACTATGCCCAGTTAGGGCCGAGCAATCCTGACATTGCGCAGGACGAGCCGCGGCGGGCGCTGAAGAGTGAGTTTCTGGTCCGGGAGAATCGAAAGTACTACATGGATCTGAAGGAGAACCAGAGGGGCCGCTTTCTGAGGGTCCGGCAGACCGTCAACCGGGGGCCCGGCTTGGGATCCACGCAAGGCCAGACCATCGCTCTTCCAGCCCAGGGACTTATCGAGTTTCGCGACGCGCTCGCCAAACTCATCGACGACTACGGAGTGGAGGACGAGCCGGCGGAGCTGCCCGAGGGAACCTCGTTAACTGTGGACAACAAGCGCTTTTTCTTTGACGTAGGCTCCAATAAGTACGGGGTGTTCATGAGGGTAAGCGAGGTCAAGCCCACCTATCGCAACTCCATCACA